One Clupea harengus unplaced genomic scaffold, Ch_v2.0.2, whole genome shotgun sequence genomic region harbors:
- the LOC122130767 gene encoding fas-binding factor 1-like isoform X1, whose protein sequence is MTAKQKKALRSSIDDVLGGLLDDDDFPAKTQTPFRERTREKGVLPSRSGKRSVLEDDDFFSKLAEEAEKEEEVSDVSEADPQALLESMKDIDDMDADLFGSKKKPSSAPPQTKSYTSAGPKPEPLNPGDKLKANDTDVLAREERKPSSAPAATARGYKKFSFIDDEGGDGVPPGPPAGEKDFDDPLDDLLDELDPPKAPKPSSLSEKASGKKSDSPSASPHISQKKNETASPALAPKKRDELTFDDDEDDLMNALGFGETVTSKNKTVPLAPKKESEPPQRPRTRLDEILGRGTSPHLLERPPTGEKKEPLQQQQQQQQQPQQQQQQQKSGGAKDAPFGEEDLTFGSYHPTLAGTPEGRQSRRQSVRFSTEDISSPERRSKPSTPATPTRASRPTADWLGLKQDDDADEEVEEPKKPIGDTAATDDSKVPPSPSSKPITEIATFSPKSTRFTRDTGKGLGEMEETEKEQEDDWLAGALSRKKVNEEKKVAQQDALGLGEDVDVDSFLSKRQPSPTPRRKQEDTLELNKEAGRGPSVASQRPGSPTTSLSKPGRGDQLRPSKADQDQGPIITRDSSAYAVSLPDPAPCPLQSPTVVPIDQVSQPRQQRTVVRRPPPQCSPSQDQAGWAPSAQALPPSCAAQTWQVPDPIAAGWNSATWLPQQRTVENAAPVSQPQVSLSTESLQQLLLQQQLAGGWSLGGAVEVGALTRQRWEAEQQAGEHLATLQARIIQLEGQVRTLQLERSQNQMLLESMQLRHKQDTELMENNHRARVKLLEESGAQRETRMRQENEDLAERLASVTRFSEQERAELQAQQQRRLAQSQQDRDREVERLRELQRKSILEMKKDHEEQVTRLKRLKEEEIDAVTSATSQTRSLTVVIEQMEQFSRRLGDVSSRVESTHEHTTQGLELGARQRDEQLRVMQDRLSQQQRAMAEERTRLQEVIAKMDTQLAEQQRQLEKERWRVSAEQAKAESALRGLEEERRTMAQQTGIEREELERAKSALLEEQQQVMKRCAEERRKLAAEWTQYHTQEKQRQERVEREASRALERDAHREGSIISFAQEQAELKLRAGELKQREDAATRERESLDRLREDLEREKEKLSATALRLKTRAQEVESFSKLAAEKFEEGERALQEAQQVEAEHQARLRSIHAQMERLRQQEQHMHQERMRMTERMRMREVENTRHSLPINLATAPIYTDMAPVGSSQLMSPLVQVHSPINNATSPELLAKLAMLRHSAEKDRDFLQDEQFFLDTLKASPYNSSFHT, encoded by the exons ATG ACCGCAAAACAAAAGAAGGCTTTACGAA GCTCAATTGATGATGTACTTGGAGGTCTTTTAGACGATGATG ATTTCCCTGCAAAGACCCAAACTCCTTTCCGTGAGCGCACAAGGGAAAAAGGTGTACTGCCGTCGCGCAGTGGCAAGAG GTCCGTGTTGGAAGATGATGATTTCTTCAGTAAACTGGCAGAGGAAGccgagaaagaagaggaa GTGTCGGATGTGTCAGAGGCTGATCCTCAAGCTCTTCTGGAGAGCATGAAG GACATTGATGACATGGATGCTGACCTGTTTGGGTCAAAGAAGAAACCAAGCTCTGCCCCACCACAGACTAAGAGCTACACATCAGCAGGTCCTAAGCCAGAGCCTTTGAACCCTGGAGACAAGCTGAAGGCCAATGACACGG ATGTACTCGCCCGCGAAGAGAGGAAGCCCAGCTCAGCACCCGCAGCAACAGCACGGGGTTACAAGAAATTCAGCTTTATAG ATGATGAGGGTGGCGATGGTGTTCCACCTGGACCACCTGCAGGTGAAAAAG ACTTTGACGATCCCCTGGATGACCTACTGGATGAATTGGATCCCCCAAAGGCACCCAAACCGAGCTCCCTGTCAGAGAAGGCGTCAGGGAAAAAAAGTGACTCCCCCTCTGCGTCCCCTCATATCAGTCAGAAAAAGAATGAGACGG CATCACCGGCCCTGGCTCCAAAGAAACGGGACGAGCTGACATtcgatgatgatgaggatgacctCATGAATGCCCTAGGATTTGGAGAAACAGTTACATCTAAGAACAAGACCGTCCCGCTTGCTCCAAAGAAAGAGAG TGAGCCCCCCCAGAGACCGCGCACCAGGCTCGACGAGATCTTGGGCCGAGGGACATCCCCACACCTGCTGGAGCGCCCCCCAACAGGGGAGAAGAAAGAACcactgcaacagcagcagcagcagcagcaacaaccgcagcaacaacaacagcagcagaagagcGGCGGTGCCAAAG ATGCTCCTTTTGGAGAGGAGGACCTCACTTTTGGCTCCTACCATCCCACACTGGCCGGCACCCCAGAAGGAAGACAGTCCCGCAGGCAGTCTGTCAG ATTCTCCACAGAAGATATTAGCTCACCTGAGCGCAGGTCAAAGCCCAGCACTCCTGCCACACCCACACGTGCCAGCAGGCCTACGGCTGATTGGTTGGGGCTCAAACaggatgatgatgctgatgaggAAGTGGAAGAGCCAAAGAAACCAATAGGGGACACGGCCGCAACAGACGACTCTAAAGTTCCTCCCTCCCCATCATCAAAGCCCATCACTGAGATAGCCACATTTTCACCCAAAAGCACCAGATTCACACGGGACACTGGCAAGGGGCtcggagagatggaggagacggagaaagagcaggaggacGATTGGTTGGCTGGTGCACTAAGTCGAAAGAAGGTCAACGAGGAGAAGAAGGTTGCCCAGCAGGACGCCCTAGGCTTGGGAGAGGACGTGGATGTGGACTCCTTTCTCAG TAAACGCCAACCTTCACCAACTCCCCGGAGAAAACAAGAAGACACACTGGAGCTAAACAAGGAGGCAGG GAGAGGCCCTTCTGTTGCTTCACAGAGGCCAGGTAGTCCCACTACGTCCCTCTCAAAACCAGGAAGAGGGGACCAACTGAGGCCAAGCAAAGCCGATCAAGACCAAGGACCCATCATAACCAGAG ATAGTTCAGCTTACGCCGTGAGTCTGCCAGATCCTGCCCCATGTCCCCTGCAGTCACCTACGGTAGTGCCAATAGACCAGGTCTCCCAGCCGCGGCAGCAGAGAACAGTGGTTAGGCGCCCGCCTCCCCAGTGCTCCCCCTCACAGGACCAGGCTGGATGGGCCCCCAGTGCGCAGGCTCTGCCCCCTAGCTGCGCAGCACAGACATGGCAGGTGCCCGACCCCATAGCTGCTGGGTGGAACAGCGCCACCTGGT TACCACAACAGAGAACAGTGGAGAATGCAGCTCCGGTTAGCCAACCTCAG GTGTCCTTGTCCACAGAGAGCCTTCAGCAGCTTTTACTACAACAACAG CTGGCTGGCGGGTGGAGTCTGGGTGGAGCGGTGGAGGTGGGGGCCCTGACCAGGCAGCGCTGGGAGGCCGAGCAGCAGGCAGGGGAGCACCTAGCCACACTGCAGGCTCGCATCATCCAGCTGGAGGGCCAG GTGCGAACCCTCCAGCTGGAGCGGAGCCAGAACCAGATGCTGCTGGAGAGCATGCAGTTACGCCATAAGCAGGACACGGAGCTGATGGAGAACAATCACAg GGCTCGTGTGAAACTTCTGGAGGAGTCTGGAGCCCAGCGGGAGACGCGCATGCGGCAGGAGAACGAGGACCTGGCGGAGCGCCTGGCCTCCGTCACGCGGTTTTCGGAGCAGGAGAGAGCCGAGCTGCAGGCCCAGCAACAGCGCCGCCTCGCCCAGAGCCAGCAGGACAGAGACCGCGAGGTGGAGAGGCTCCGTGAGCTGCAGAG GAAGTCCATTCTGGAGATGAAgaaggaccatgaggagcaggTTACTCGACTGAagaggctgaaggaggaggagattgACGCAGTGACTAGCGCCACCTCACAAACCAG GTCCTTGACGGTGGTGATCGAACAGATGGAGCAGTTTTCGCGGCGGCTGGGGGACGTGTCCTCTCGGGTGGAGAGCACCCACGAGCACACCACCCAAGGCCTGGAGCTGGGGGCACGGCAGAGGGACGAGCAGCTCAGAG TGATGCAGGACCGTCTGAGCCAGCAGCAGAGGGCCATGGCCGAGGAGAGGACGAGGCTGCAGGAGGTCATCGCCAAGATGGACACCCAGCTGGCcgagcagcagaggcagctggAGAAG GAGCGCTGGAGGGTTTCAGCGGAACAGGCAAAAGCAGAGTCCGCCCTGAGgggcctggaggaggagagacggaCCATGGCCCAGCAGACaggcatagagagagaagagctggagagagccaag agtgccctgctggaggagcagcagcaggtgaTGAAGCGCTGTGCTGAGGAGCGCAGGAAGCTTGCGGCCGAGTGGACGCAGTACCACACGCAGGAGAAGCAGCGGCAGGAGCGGGTGGAGAGGGAGGCCAGCCGAGCCCTGGAGAGAGACGCCCACCGTGAGGGATCAATCATCAGCTTTGCACAG GAGCAGGCCGAGCTCAAGCTGAGGGCAGGGGAGCTGAAGCAACGAGAAGATGCGGCGACTCGGGAGAGAGAGTCCCTGGATCGCCTCAGGGAGGACCTGGAGCGGGAGAAGGAGAAGCTGAGTGCCACAGCGCTCCGACTCAAGACCAGAGCTCAGGAGGTGGAGAGCTTCAGCAAG CTGGCCGCAGAGAAGTTTGAGGAGGGGGAGCGGGCACTGCAGGAGGCCCAACAGGTGGAGGCGGAGCACCAGGCACGGCTGCGCAGTATCCACGCACAGATGGAGCGCCTGAGGCAGCAGGAGCAACACATGCACCAG GAGCGAATGAGGATGACTGAGCGAATGAGGATGAGAGAAGTTG
- the LOC122130767 gene encoding fas-binding factor 1-like isoform X2, producing the protein MTAKQKKALRSSIDDVLGGLLDDDDFPAKTQTPFRERTREKGVLPSRSGKRSVLEDDDFFSKLAEEAEKEEEVSDVSEADPQALLESMKDIDDMDADLFGSKKKPSSAPPQTKSYTSAGPKPEPLNPGDKLKANDTDVLAREERKPSSAPAATARGYKKFSFIDFDDPLDDLLDELDPPKAPKPSSLSEKASGKKSDSPSASPHISQKKNETASPALAPKKRDELTFDDDEDDLMNALGFGETVTSKNKTVPLAPKKESEPPQRPRTRLDEILGRGTSPHLLERPPTGEKKEPLQQQQQQQQQPQQQQQQQKSGGAKDAPFGEEDLTFGSYHPTLAGTPEGRQSRRQSVRFSTEDISSPERRSKPSTPATPTRASRPTADWLGLKQDDDADEEVEEPKKPIGDTAATDDSKVPPSPSSKPITEIATFSPKSTRFTRDTGKGLGEMEETEKEQEDDWLAGALSRKKVNEEKKVAQQDALGLGEDVDVDSFLSKRQPSPTPRRKQEDTLELNKEAGRGPSVASQRPGSPTTSLSKPGRGDQLRPSKADQDQGPIITRDSSAYAVSLPDPAPCPLQSPTVVPIDQVSQPRQQRTVVRRPPPQCSPSQDQAGWAPSAQALPPSCAAQTWQVPDPIAAGWNSATWLPQQRTVENAAPVSQPQVSLSTESLQQLLLQQQLAGGWSLGGAVEVGALTRQRWEAEQQAGEHLATLQARIIQLEGQVRTLQLERSQNQMLLESMQLRHKQDTELMENNHRARVKLLEESGAQRETRMRQENEDLAERLASVTRFSEQERAELQAQQQRRLAQSQQDRDREVERLRELQRKSILEMKKDHEEQVTRLKRLKEEEIDAVTSATSQTRSLTVVIEQMEQFSRRLGDVSSRVESTHEHTTQGLELGARQRDEQLRVMQDRLSQQQRAMAEERTRLQEVIAKMDTQLAEQQRQLEKERWRVSAEQAKAESALRGLEEERRTMAQQTGIEREELERAKSALLEEQQQVMKRCAEERRKLAAEWTQYHTQEKQRQERVEREASRALERDAHREGSIISFAQEQAELKLRAGELKQREDAATRERESLDRLREDLEREKEKLSATALRLKTRAQEVESFSKLAAEKFEEGERALQEAQQVEAEHQARLRSIHAQMERLRQQEQHMHQERMRMTERMRMREVENTRHSLPINLATAPIYTDMAPVGSSQLMSPLVQVHSPINNATSPELLAKLAMLRHSAEKDRDFLQDEQFFLDTLKASPYNSSFHT; encoded by the exons ATG ACCGCAAAACAAAAGAAGGCTTTACGAA GCTCAATTGATGATGTACTTGGAGGTCTTTTAGACGATGATG ATTTCCCTGCAAAGACCCAAACTCCTTTCCGTGAGCGCACAAGGGAAAAAGGTGTACTGCCGTCGCGCAGTGGCAAGAG GTCCGTGTTGGAAGATGATGATTTCTTCAGTAAACTGGCAGAGGAAGccgagaaagaagaggaa GTGTCGGATGTGTCAGAGGCTGATCCTCAAGCTCTTCTGGAGAGCATGAAG GACATTGATGACATGGATGCTGACCTGTTTGGGTCAAAGAAGAAACCAAGCTCTGCCCCACCACAGACTAAGAGCTACACATCAGCAGGTCCTAAGCCAGAGCCTTTGAACCCTGGAGACAAGCTGAAGGCCAATGACACGG ATGTACTCGCCCGCGAAGAGAGGAAGCCCAGCTCAGCACCCGCAGCAACAGCACGGGGTTACAAGAAATTCAGCTTTATAG ACTTTGACGATCCCCTGGATGACCTACTGGATGAATTGGATCCCCCAAAGGCACCCAAACCGAGCTCCCTGTCAGAGAAGGCGTCAGGGAAAAAAAGTGACTCCCCCTCTGCGTCCCCTCATATCAGTCAGAAAAAGAATGAGACGG CATCACCGGCCCTGGCTCCAAAGAAACGGGACGAGCTGACATtcgatgatgatgaggatgacctCATGAATGCCCTAGGATTTGGAGAAACAGTTACATCTAAGAACAAGACCGTCCCGCTTGCTCCAAAGAAAGAGAG TGAGCCCCCCCAGAGACCGCGCACCAGGCTCGACGAGATCTTGGGCCGAGGGACATCCCCACACCTGCTGGAGCGCCCCCCAACAGGGGAGAAGAAAGAACcactgcaacagcagcagcagcagcagcaacaaccgcagcaacaacaacagcagcagaagagcGGCGGTGCCAAAG ATGCTCCTTTTGGAGAGGAGGACCTCACTTTTGGCTCCTACCATCCCACACTGGCCGGCACCCCAGAAGGAAGACAGTCCCGCAGGCAGTCTGTCAG ATTCTCCACAGAAGATATTAGCTCACCTGAGCGCAGGTCAAAGCCCAGCACTCCTGCCACACCCACACGTGCCAGCAGGCCTACGGCTGATTGGTTGGGGCTCAAACaggatgatgatgctgatgaggAAGTGGAAGAGCCAAAGAAACCAATAGGGGACACGGCCGCAACAGACGACTCTAAAGTTCCTCCCTCCCCATCATCAAAGCCCATCACTGAGATAGCCACATTTTCACCCAAAAGCACCAGATTCACACGGGACACTGGCAAGGGGCtcggagagatggaggagacggagaaagagcaggaggacGATTGGTTGGCTGGTGCACTAAGTCGAAAGAAGGTCAACGAGGAGAAGAAGGTTGCCCAGCAGGACGCCCTAGGCTTGGGAGAGGACGTGGATGTGGACTCCTTTCTCAG TAAACGCCAACCTTCACCAACTCCCCGGAGAAAACAAGAAGACACACTGGAGCTAAACAAGGAGGCAGG GAGAGGCCCTTCTGTTGCTTCACAGAGGCCAGGTAGTCCCACTACGTCCCTCTCAAAACCAGGAAGAGGGGACCAACTGAGGCCAAGCAAAGCCGATCAAGACCAAGGACCCATCATAACCAGAG ATAGTTCAGCTTACGCCGTGAGTCTGCCAGATCCTGCCCCATGTCCCCTGCAGTCACCTACGGTAGTGCCAATAGACCAGGTCTCCCAGCCGCGGCAGCAGAGAACAGTGGTTAGGCGCCCGCCTCCCCAGTGCTCCCCCTCACAGGACCAGGCTGGATGGGCCCCCAGTGCGCAGGCTCTGCCCCCTAGCTGCGCAGCACAGACATGGCAGGTGCCCGACCCCATAGCTGCTGGGTGGAACAGCGCCACCTGGT TACCACAACAGAGAACAGTGGAGAATGCAGCTCCGGTTAGCCAACCTCAG GTGTCCTTGTCCACAGAGAGCCTTCAGCAGCTTTTACTACAACAACAG CTGGCTGGCGGGTGGAGTCTGGGTGGAGCGGTGGAGGTGGGGGCCCTGACCAGGCAGCGCTGGGAGGCCGAGCAGCAGGCAGGGGAGCACCTAGCCACACTGCAGGCTCGCATCATCCAGCTGGAGGGCCAG GTGCGAACCCTCCAGCTGGAGCGGAGCCAGAACCAGATGCTGCTGGAGAGCATGCAGTTACGCCATAAGCAGGACACGGAGCTGATGGAGAACAATCACAg GGCTCGTGTGAAACTTCTGGAGGAGTCTGGAGCCCAGCGGGAGACGCGCATGCGGCAGGAGAACGAGGACCTGGCGGAGCGCCTGGCCTCCGTCACGCGGTTTTCGGAGCAGGAGAGAGCCGAGCTGCAGGCCCAGCAACAGCGCCGCCTCGCCCAGAGCCAGCAGGACAGAGACCGCGAGGTGGAGAGGCTCCGTGAGCTGCAGAG GAAGTCCATTCTGGAGATGAAgaaggaccatgaggagcaggTTACTCGACTGAagaggctgaaggaggaggagattgACGCAGTGACTAGCGCCACCTCACAAACCAG GTCCTTGACGGTGGTGATCGAACAGATGGAGCAGTTTTCGCGGCGGCTGGGGGACGTGTCCTCTCGGGTGGAGAGCACCCACGAGCACACCACCCAAGGCCTGGAGCTGGGGGCACGGCAGAGGGACGAGCAGCTCAGAG TGATGCAGGACCGTCTGAGCCAGCAGCAGAGGGCCATGGCCGAGGAGAGGACGAGGCTGCAGGAGGTCATCGCCAAGATGGACACCCAGCTGGCcgagcagcagaggcagctggAGAAG GAGCGCTGGAGGGTTTCAGCGGAACAGGCAAAAGCAGAGTCCGCCCTGAGgggcctggaggaggagagacggaCCATGGCCCAGCAGACaggcatagagagagaagagctggagagagccaag agtgccctgctggaggagcagcagcaggtgaTGAAGCGCTGTGCTGAGGAGCGCAGGAAGCTTGCGGCCGAGTGGACGCAGTACCACACGCAGGAGAAGCAGCGGCAGGAGCGGGTGGAGAGGGAGGCCAGCCGAGCCCTGGAGAGAGACGCCCACCGTGAGGGATCAATCATCAGCTTTGCACAG GAGCAGGCCGAGCTCAAGCTGAGGGCAGGGGAGCTGAAGCAACGAGAAGATGCGGCGACTCGGGAGAGAGAGTCCCTGGATCGCCTCAGGGAGGACCTGGAGCGGGAGAAGGAGAAGCTGAGTGCCACAGCGCTCCGACTCAAGACCAGAGCTCAGGAGGTGGAGAGCTTCAGCAAG CTGGCCGCAGAGAAGTTTGAGGAGGGGGAGCGGGCACTGCAGGAGGCCCAACAGGTGGAGGCGGAGCACCAGGCACGGCTGCGCAGTATCCACGCACAGATGGAGCGCCTGAGGCAGCAGGAGCAACACATGCACCAG GAGCGAATGAGGATGACTGAGCGAATGAGGATGAGAGAAGTTG
- the LOC122130767 gene encoding fas-binding factor 1 homolog isoform X3 yields MTAKQKKALRSSIDDVLGGLLDDDDFPAKTQTPFRERTREKGVLPSRSGKRSVLEDDDFFSKLAEEAEKEEEVSDVSEADPQALLESMKDIDDMDADLFGSKKKPSSAPPQTKSYTSAGPKPEPLNPGDKLKANDTDVLAREERKPSSAPAATARGYKKFSFIDDEGGDGVPPGPPAGEKDFDDPLDDLLDELDPPKAPKPSSLSEKASGKKSDSPSASPHISQKKNETASPALAPKKRDELTFDDDEDDLMNALGFGETVTSKNKTVPLAPKKESEPPQRPRTRLDEILGRGTSPHLLERPPTGEKKEPLQQQQQQQQQPQQQQQQQKSGGAKDAPFGEEDLTFGSYHPTLAGTPEGRQSRRQSVRFSTEDISSPERRSKPSTPATPTRASRPTADWLGLKQDDDADEEVEEPKKPIGDTAATDDSKVPPSPSSKPITEIATFSPKSTRFTRDTGKGLGEMEETEKEQEDDWLAGALSRKKVNEEKKVAQQDALGLGEDVDVDSFLSKRQPSPTPRRKQEDTLELNKEAGRGPSVASQRPGSPTTSLSKPGRGDQLRPSKADQDQGPIITRVPQQRTVENAAPVSQPQVSLSTESLQQLLLQQQLAGGWSLGGAVEVGALTRQRWEAEQQAGEHLATLQARIIQLEGQVRTLQLERSQNQMLLESMQLRHKQDTELMENNHRARVKLLEESGAQRETRMRQENEDLAERLASVTRFSEQERAELQAQQQRRLAQSQQDRDREVERLRELQRKSILEMKKDHEEQVTRLKRLKEEEIDAVTSATSQTRSLTVVIEQMEQFSRRLGDVSSRVESTHEHTTQGLELGARQRDEQLRVMQDRLSQQQRAMAEERTRLQEVIAKMDTQLAEQQRQLEKERWRVSAEQAKAESALRGLEEERRTMAQQTGIEREELERAKSALLEEQQQVMKRCAEERRKLAAEWTQYHTQEKQRQERVEREASRALERDAHREGSIISFAQEQAELKLRAGELKQREDAATRERESLDRLREDLEREKEKLSATALRLKTRAQEVESFSKLAAEKFEEGERALQEAQQVEAEHQARLRSIHAQMERLRQQEQHMHQERMRMTERMRMREVENTRHSLPINLATAPIYTDMAPVGSSQLMSPLVQVHSPINNATSPELLAKLAMLRHSAEKDRDFLQDEQFFLDTLKASPYNSSFHT; encoded by the exons ATG ACCGCAAAACAAAAGAAGGCTTTACGAA GCTCAATTGATGATGTACTTGGAGGTCTTTTAGACGATGATG ATTTCCCTGCAAAGACCCAAACTCCTTTCCGTGAGCGCACAAGGGAAAAAGGTGTACTGCCGTCGCGCAGTGGCAAGAG GTCCGTGTTGGAAGATGATGATTTCTTCAGTAAACTGGCAGAGGAAGccgagaaagaagaggaa GTGTCGGATGTGTCAGAGGCTGATCCTCAAGCTCTTCTGGAGAGCATGAAG GACATTGATGACATGGATGCTGACCTGTTTGGGTCAAAGAAGAAACCAAGCTCTGCCCCACCACAGACTAAGAGCTACACATCAGCAGGTCCTAAGCCAGAGCCTTTGAACCCTGGAGACAAGCTGAAGGCCAATGACACGG ATGTACTCGCCCGCGAAGAGAGGAAGCCCAGCTCAGCACCCGCAGCAACAGCACGGGGTTACAAGAAATTCAGCTTTATAG ATGATGAGGGTGGCGATGGTGTTCCACCTGGACCACCTGCAGGTGAAAAAG ACTTTGACGATCCCCTGGATGACCTACTGGATGAATTGGATCCCCCAAAGGCACCCAAACCGAGCTCCCTGTCAGAGAAGGCGTCAGGGAAAAAAAGTGACTCCCCCTCTGCGTCCCCTCATATCAGTCAGAAAAAGAATGAGACGG CATCACCGGCCCTGGCTCCAAAGAAACGGGACGAGCTGACATtcgatgatgatgaggatgacctCATGAATGCCCTAGGATTTGGAGAAACAGTTACATCTAAGAACAAGACCGTCCCGCTTGCTCCAAAGAAAGAGAG TGAGCCCCCCCAGAGACCGCGCACCAGGCTCGACGAGATCTTGGGCCGAGGGACATCCCCACACCTGCTGGAGCGCCCCCCAACAGGGGAGAAGAAAGAACcactgcaacagcagcagcagcagcagcaacaaccgcagcaacaacaacagcagcagaagagcGGCGGTGCCAAAG ATGCTCCTTTTGGAGAGGAGGACCTCACTTTTGGCTCCTACCATCCCACACTGGCCGGCACCCCAGAAGGAAGACAGTCCCGCAGGCAGTCTGTCAG ATTCTCCACAGAAGATATTAGCTCACCTGAGCGCAGGTCAAAGCCCAGCACTCCTGCCACACCCACACGTGCCAGCAGGCCTACGGCTGATTGGTTGGGGCTCAAACaggatgatgatgctgatgaggAAGTGGAAGAGCCAAAGAAACCAATAGGGGACACGGCCGCAACAGACGACTCTAAAGTTCCTCCCTCCCCATCATCAAAGCCCATCACTGAGATAGCCACATTTTCACCCAAAAGCACCAGATTCACACGGGACACTGGCAAGGGGCtcggagagatggaggagacggagaaagagcaggaggacGATTGGTTGGCTGGTGCACTAAGTCGAAAGAAGGTCAACGAGGAGAAGAAGGTTGCCCAGCAGGACGCCCTAGGCTTGGGAGAGGACGTGGATGTGGACTCCTTTCTCAG TAAACGCCAACCTTCACCAACTCCCCGGAGAAAACAAGAAGACACACTGGAGCTAAACAAGGAGGCAGG GAGAGGCCCTTCTGTTGCTTCACAGAGGCCAGGTAGTCCCACTACGTCCCTCTCAAAACCAGGAAGAGGGGACCAACTGAGGCCAAGCAAAGCCGATCAAGACCAAGGACCCATCATAACCAGAG TACCACAACAGAGAACAGTGGAGAATGCAGCTCCGGTTAGCCAACCTCAG GTGTCCTTGTCCACAGAGAGCCTTCAGCAGCTTTTACTACAACAACAG CTGGCTGGCGGGTGGAGTCTGGGTGGAGCGGTGGAGGTGGGGGCCCTGACCAGGCAGCGCTGGGAGGCCGAGCAGCAGGCAGGGGAGCACCTAGCCACACTGCAGGCTCGCATCATCCAGCTGGAGGGCCAG GTGCGAACCCTCCAGCTGGAGCGGAGCCAGAACCAGATGCTGCTGGAGAGCATGCAGTTACGCCATAAGCAGGACACGGAGCTGATGGAGAACAATCACAg GGCTCGTGTGAAACTTCTGGAGGAGTCTGGAGCCCAGCGGGAGACGCGCATGCGGCAGGAGAACGAGGACCTGGCGGAGCGCCTGGCCTCCGTCACGCGGTTTTCGGAGCAGGAGAGAGCCGAGCTGCAGGCCCAGCAACAGCGCCGCCTCGCCCAGAGCCAGCAGGACAGAGACCGCGAGGTGGAGAGGCTCCGTGAGCTGCAGAG GAAGTCCATTCTGGAGATGAAgaaggaccatgaggagcaggTTACTCGACTGAagaggctgaaggaggaggagattgACGCAGTGACTAGCGCCACCTCACAAACCAG GTCCTTGACGGTGGTGATCGAACAGATGGAGCAGTTTTCGCGGCGGCTGGGGGACGTGTCCTCTCGGGTGGAGAGCACCCACGAGCACACCACCCAAGGCCTGGAGCTGGGGGCACGGCAGAGGGACGAGCAGCTCAGAG TGATGCAGGACCGTCTGAGCCAGCAGCAGAGGGCCATGGCCGAGGAGAGGACGAGGCTGCAGGAGGTCATCGCCAAGATGGACACCCAGCTGGCcgagcagcagaggcagctggAGAAG GAGCGCTGGAGGGTTTCAGCGGAACAGGCAAAAGCAGAGTCCGCCCTGAGgggcctggaggaggagagacggaCCATGGCCCAGCAGACaggcatagagagagaagagctggagagagccaag agtgccctgctggaggagcagcagcaggtgaTGAAGCGCTGTGCTGAGGAGCGCAGGAAGCTTGCGGCCGAGTGGACGCAGTACCACACGCAGGAGAAGCAGCGGCAGGAGCGGGTGGAGAGGGAGGCCAGCCGAGCCCTGGAGAGAGACGCCCACCGTGAGGGATCAATCATCAGCTTTGCACAG GAGCAGGCCGAGCTCAAGCTGAGGGCAGGGGAGCTGAAGCAACGAGAAGATGCGGCGACTCGGGAGAGAGAGTCCCTGGATCGCCTCAGGGAGGACCTGGAGCGGGAGAAGGAGAAGCTGAGTGCCACAGCGCTCCGACTCAAGACCAGAGCTCAGGAGGTGGAGAGCTTCAGCAAG CTGGCCGCAGAGAAGTTTGAGGAGGGGGAGCGGGCACTGCAGGAGGCCCAACAGGTGGAGGCGGAGCACCAGGCACGGCTGCGCAGTATCCACGCACAGATGGAGCGCCTGAGGCAGCAGGAGCAACACATGCACCAG GAGCGAATGAGGATGACTGAGCGAATGAGGATGAGAGAAGTTG